The following coding sequences are from one Coprobacter tertius window:
- the gltA gene encoding NADPH-dependent glutamate synthase produces MDYKEYLASERKQEWREELRKSKKSKERTDIPRVHMNELPPAYRITNNEEVNQGLNIEQAQTEAARCLDCPDPLCITGCPVQINIPKFIKNIERGEILEAARTLKETSALPAVCGRVCPQEKQCESKCFYIQKLKKPAVAIGYLERFAADFERESGRISVPVIKESNGIKIAVVGSGPAGLSFAGDMAKNGYSVTVFEALHEIGGVLKYGIPEFRLPNSIVDVEIDNLKKMGVEFITDCIIGKTLSYEDLHEMGFKGIFVASGAGLPRFMGIPGENLIGVMSSNEYLTRVNLMHAASEDSDTPVIKGKHVAIIGGGNTAMDSVRTARRLGAERAMLVYRRSEEEMPARLEEIKHAKEEGIEFLTLHNPIEYIGDERGRVKQMKLQKMELGEPDASGRRSPVAIPGAIETIDIDEVVVSVGVSPNPLIPNSIQGLQVSKWGTIIVNQETMKSDLPDLYAGGDIVRGGATVILAMGDGRRAAAAMHASFSQK; encoded by the coding sequence ATGGATTACAAAGAATATTTAGCTTCCGAACGCAAACAGGAATGGCGGGAAGAATTACGTAAAAGTAAAAAGAGTAAGGAACGCACCGATATACCTCGCGTGCATATGAACGAGTTGCCTCCTGCTTACCGGATAACAAATAATGAAGAAGTAAATCAAGGACTCAATATAGAACAAGCACAAACCGAGGCTGCTCGTTGCCTGGACTGTCCCGATCCCTTGTGTATTACGGGCTGTCCCGTACAAATAAACATCCCTAAATTTATCAAGAACATAGAACGGGGAGAAATACTCGAAGCCGCCCGTACTCTTAAAGAAACCAGCGCATTACCGGCTGTTTGCGGTCGCGTATGCCCCCAAGAAAAACAATGCGAATCAAAATGTTTCTATATTCAAAAATTAAAAAAACCGGCTGTTGCCATAGGATATCTCGAACGTTTCGCAGCCGATTTCGAACGTGAAAGCGGACGCATATCCGTTCCGGTTATTAAAGAAAGCAACGGTATAAAAATCGCTGTCGTAGGATCGGGCCCTGCCGGTCTCTCTTTTGCAGGCGATATGGCAAAAAACGGATACTCCGTCACCGTATTCGAAGCCTTACACGAAATCGGCGGCGTTCTCAAATACGGTATACCCGAGTTCAGACTTCCCAACTCCATTGTAGATGTAGAAATCGATAATCTAAAAAAAATGGGTGTAGAATTCATTACCGACTGTATAATCGGAAAAACGCTCAGTTATGAAGATTTACATGAAATGGGGTTCAAAGGTATTTTCGTCGCCAGTGGAGCAGGACTACCCCGGTTTATGGGCATACCTGGTGAAAACCTTATCGGTGTTATGTCGAGTAACGAATACCTTACCCGCGTAAACCTCATGCATGCTGCCAGTGAAGACTCAGATACTCCAGTGATCAAAGGAAAGCATGTTGCAATTATCGGAGGAGGAAATACCGCTATGGATTCGGTACGTACAGCCAGGCGCTTGGGAGCTGAAAGAGCGATGCTGGTTTACCGGCGCTCTGAAGAAGAAATGCCGGCACGTCTCGAAGAAATAAAACACGCTAAAGAAGAAGGTATAGAGTTTCTTACTCTTCACAATCCCATAGAATATATTGGAGACGAACGTGGGCGAGTAAAGCAAATGAAATTACAAAAAATGGAATTGGGCGAACCGGATGCGTCCGGACGACGTAGCCCCGTAGCCATTCCAGGGGCAATAGAAACAATTGATATCGATGAAGTCGTCGTCAGTGTCGGAGTTTCTCCCAATCCCTTAATACCGAATTCCATACAAGGACTCCAGGTAAGTAAATGGGGTACTATTATCGTCAATCAGGAAACAATGAAATCGGATTTACCCGACCTTTACGCAGGAGGCGATATCGTAAGAGGAGGAGCGACAGTAATCCTCGCAATGGGAGACGGACGGCGGGCAGCCGCAGCTATGCACGCCTCTTTCAGCCAAAAATAA
- a CDS encoding HU family DNA-binding protein → MNKSELINAMAEEASLSKADAKKALDAFISTVSSTLASGDKIVLIGFGTFSVNEKGERKGINPATKKQITIPAKKVVKFKAGAELAEKVK, encoded by the coding sequence ATGAACAAATCAGAATTAATCAATGCGATGGCTGAAGAAGCCAGCTTGAGCAAAGCAGATGCTAAAAAAGCACTGGATGCTTTTATTTCTACCGTATCTTCAACTTTAGCAAGTGGTGATAAGATCGTTCTTATTGGTTTCGGTACTTTCTCTGTAAATGAAAAAGGTGAAAGAAAAGGTATTAACCCTGCTACCAAGAAACAAATTACTATTCCGGCTAAGAAAGTCGTTAAATTTAAAGCCGGTGCTGAATTAGCTGAAAAAGTAAAATAA
- a CDS encoding rhomboid family intramembrane serine protease, with translation MFQNKQGFFSSIPPVTKNLIIINFLFWLATIVLPKAGIDLVQYLGLHYFQAKSFNAIQLVTYMFMHDPGSIGHVFFNMFSVFMFGRTLEMVWGSKRFLIYYMITGIGAGLVQEVTWYFMLRDQIAHLTMVQGWETTQFLLNNIITIGASGAVFGILLAFGMLFPNSQIFLMFIPIPIKAKYFVIFYGVLELFLGVGNFSGDNVAHFAHLGGMLFGFFIIKYWRKKGFGNGSYF, from the coding sequence ATGTTTCAAAATAAGCAAGGATTTTTCAGCTCAATACCTCCAGTTACTAAAAATCTGATTATAATCAATTTTCTGTTCTGGCTCGCAACAATTGTTCTTCCCAAAGCTGGGATCGATTTAGTTCAATATTTGGGATTACATTATTTTCAGGCAAAAAGTTTCAACGCGATACAGTTGGTAACTTACATGTTTATGCATGATCCCGGATCGATCGGACATGTTTTTTTCAACATGTTTTCCGTCTTCATGTTCGGACGTACACTCGAAATGGTCTGGGGCAGCAAACGATTTCTTATCTATTACATGATTACAGGGATCGGAGCCGGGCTCGTACAAGAAGTAACCTGGTATTTCATGCTGCGTGATCAAATTGCCCATCTTACGATGGTACAAGGTTGGGAAACTACACAATTTTTACTGAACAATATAATCACGATCGGCGCTTCAGGTGCCGTATTCGGCATTCTACTCGCTTTCGGTATGCTGTTTCCCAATTCTCAGATTTTCCTCATGTTCATACCCATACCTATTAAAGCGAAATATTTCGTTATTTTCTATGGTGTACTCGAACTCTTCCTCGGAGTAGGAAATTTCTCGGGAGACAATGTAGCTCATTTTGCACATTTGGGAGGTATGCTATTCGGGTTCTTTATCATTAAATACTGGAGAAAGAAAGGATTCGGGAATGGCAGCTATTTTTGA
- a CDS encoding rhomboid family protein: MAAIFDNLKMQYKSGSLLIKLIFINVALFLVLKLAVVLLLLFRIDGSIIYDYLQLPSNPVELLHRPWTLITYMFLHKDFWHILFNMLWFYWFGQIFLSYFSEKQMGALYFLGGISGAILYLLAYNFLPYFSGIDARLMGASASVLAIVLATAVYVPDFKVNLLFLGAISLKYIAIITVLIDIFSITSSNAGGHIAHLGGALLGIIFALQWKKGKDITRFINICIDKIVTVFKGRTARPKMKIKYKRAETDMEYNARKNAEMEEIDRILDKIKKSGYSALSSDEKKKLFDAGKK, from the coding sequence ATGGCAGCTATTTTTGACAATCTGAAAATGCAATACAAGTCGGGCTCATTATTGATAAAACTAATTTTTATAAATGTAGCCCTCTTTCTGGTACTTAAACTAGCTGTAGTACTTTTACTCTTATTCAGAATCGACGGCTCTATAATTTACGACTATCTGCAATTACCGTCCAATCCGGTCGAATTATTACACCGGCCCTGGACTTTGATAACATATATGTTCCTCCATAAAGATTTTTGGCATATCCTATTCAATATGCTTTGGTTTTACTGGTTCGGACAGATATTTCTATCTTATTTCAGTGAAAAACAAATGGGGGCACTCTATTTTTTAGGAGGTATTTCAGGTGCAATTTTATATTTATTAGCATACAATTTTCTACCTTATTTTAGTGGTATCGATGCCCGTTTGATGGGAGCATCAGCGTCGGTACTCGCAATTGTATTGGCAACAGCAGTTTATGTCCCCGACTTCAAAGTCAACCTTCTTTTTTTAGGAGCTATATCTCTAAAATACATCGCGATCATAACCGTCCTTATCGATATATTCAGTATAACATCTTCAAATGCAGGAGGGCATATAGCCCATTTAGGCGGAGCATTGCTCGGAATCATTTTCGCACTGCAATGGAAAAAAGGAAAAGATATTACTCGTTTTATTAATATATGTATAGATAAAATCGTTACCGTATTCAAAGGTCGTACTGCTCGCCCTAAAATGAAGATAAAATACAAAAGGGCCGAAACAGACATGGAATATAATGCACGTAAGAACGCCGAAATGGAAGAAATCGACCGCATTCTCGACAAGATTAAAAAATCGGGATATAGCGCTCTTTCTTCTGATGAAAAGAAAAAACTATTTGATGCCGGTAAAAAATGA
- a CDS encoding endonuclease/exonuclease/phosphatase family protein, with protein MKFFKMTYMALALGTNLICAALMVIASYGYLISPIRSVVPSYLGLAFPFFLIANIIFIIFWALQRKWWFLISLIVLLACNRSINDYTPFHRTAKEQASKDSLTILTYNVNSFDALTPHTHEHPNKIIEYIARSGADIVCMQEFACGDDRSMISEKQIDKGLSDYPYHIFSEKSKTPYSKSGIACYSKYPIIESREIVFGNSTYNSSWLYKINVNGRILTLINNHLESNKFTSGDRELYQYMIKHLETNMLGQFKERLVQKMGVAYKLRSIQAEQIANEIKNAGENIIVCGDFNDIPQSYTYRKVRGKLNDAYVATGFGPGITYNKNMFWFRIDHILYGKTLKAVSTHIGDIKASDHYPVKATLVWNDNIENKNNP; from the coding sequence ATGAAATTTTTTAAGATGACATATATGGCCCTCGCCTTGGGTACGAATCTGATTTGTGCCGCATTGATGGTCATAGCTTCTTATGGATATCTTATTTCGCCCATTCGATCGGTTGTTCCGTCATATCTGGGATTAGCTTTCCCTTTTTTTCTGATAGCGAATATAATATTCATTATTTTCTGGGCACTCCAGAGAAAATGGTGGTTCCTTATTTCCCTTATCGTCTTACTGGCTTGCAACCGTTCTATCAATGATTATACCCCTTTTCACCGCACTGCAAAAGAACAGGCTTCGAAAGATTCTCTCACAATACTTACCTACAATGTAAACTCTTTCGATGCGCTCACTCCGCATACCCACGAACATCCCAACAAAATTATAGAATATATCGCCCGAAGCGGTGCCGATATCGTTTGTATGCAAGAATTCGCTTGTGGGGATGATCGGTCTATGATATCCGAAAAACAAATCGACAAAGGGCTATCCGATTATCCATACCATATCTTTTCTGAAAAATCGAAAACACCTTATTCAAAATCGGGGATTGCCTGTTATTCGAAATATCCGATTATCGAATCCAGGGAAATCGTATTCGGAAACTCGACTTATAATAGTTCGTGGTTATATAAAATAAACGTAAACGGCCGTATCCTGACACTCATAAACAACCACCTCGAATCGAACAAATTCACATCGGGCGATCGGGAACTGTATCAATATATGATAAAACACCTCGAAACCAACATGCTCGGACAATTTAAAGAAAGACTGGTTCAGAAAATGGGTGTAGCCTATAAACTTCGCTCGATACAGGCCGAACAAATAGCCAATGAAATAAAAAATGCGGGCGAAAACATTATCGTTTGCGGAGATTTCAATGATATCCCGCAATCTTATACCTACCGTAAAGTGAGAGGCAAACTTAACGATGCCTATGTAGCGACAGGATTTGGTCCCGGAATAACCTATAATAAAAATATGTTCTGGTTCCGTATCGATCATATTCTTTACGGAAAAACACTAAAAGCCGTTTCTACTCATATCGGCGACATAAAAGCGTCGGATCATTATCCCGTGAAAGCGACTTTAGTATGGAATGACAATATCGAAAACAAGAATAATCCTTAA
- a CDS encoding M3 family metallopeptidase, producing the protein MRNLLFITTCIMIITACVSKKETNPFLSEFQTPFGVPPFEQIDTSDYKPAILQGIEQQNQEIKAIISNPETPDFKNTIESLDYSGEILSRVLPVFYGLADAETNPTLQRLVQEMSPILSEHEDNIYLNDSLFARIKKVYDNRENMNLDGEQIRVLDKYYRKFVRSGALLSDSDKIELRDINKKLALLSIQFGDNVLAENNAFELVIDNENDLAGIPQNARTAAAEEAAARGKSGKWVFTLDEPSRIPFLQYAENRDLREKIYKAYINRSDNDNKYDNKKIVSDIINLRTRKAHLLGFDSYADFVLDDRMAKNTANVTQLMNRVWSCALPKAKAEAAELQKMIDKEGGNFKLAAWDWWYYTEKLRQDQYNLNESELKPYFKLDNVREGAFMVANKLYGITFTELKDMPVYHPDIKVYEVKDADGKHLAVFYTDYFPRPGKRGGAWMSAFREEYIKDGKEIRPVIYNVCNFTKPTADSPSLLTLDEVETLFHEFGHALHGMLTQCTYPSVSGTNVMQDFVELPSQVMEHWATHPEVLKLYAKNYKTGEAIPDSLIAKIEKVATFNQGFETTEFLAAGILDMKWHEVNKEQNFDVRAFEKAAVNEMGLIDEIGLRYRSTYFSHIFSGEYAVGYYSYLWAQVLDADAFEAFVEKGIFDQPTAKAFRSNVLEKGDSEDPMKLYIQFRGAEPNPESLLKIRGLK; encoded by the coding sequence ATGAGAAACCTATTATTTATTACTACCTGTATCATGATTATTACAGCTTGCGTATCGAAAAAAGAAACAAATCCGTTCCTCTCTGAATTTCAGACTCCATTTGGGGTACCACCTTTCGAGCAGATCGATACTTCCGATTACAAACCGGCTATTTTACAAGGGATCGAACAACAAAACCAAGAAATAAAAGCAATCATTTCTAATCCCGAAACTCCCGATTTTAAAAATACGATAGAATCCCTCGACTACAGCGGGGAAATTCTCAGTCGGGTATTACCCGTATTTTACGGATTAGCAGATGCCGAAACGAATCCTACCCTGCAACGCCTCGTTCAGGAAATGTCTCCGATCTTATCGGAACACGAAGATAATATTTACCTTAACGATTCTTTGTTTGCCCGCATAAAAAAAGTATATGATAACCGAGAAAACATGAACCTCGACGGTGAACAAATACGAGTTCTCGATAAATACTACCGCAAATTTGTACGATCAGGAGCACTACTTTCCGATAGTGATAAAATCGAACTCAGAGATATAAATAAAAAACTGGCGTTACTTTCCATTCAATTTGGAGATAACGTACTGGCCGAAAACAACGCCTTCGAGTTAGTTATCGATAACGAAAACGACCTTGCCGGTATTCCTCAAAACGCAAGAACCGCCGCTGCTGAAGAAGCCGCGGCAAGAGGGAAATCCGGGAAGTGGGTATTTACGCTCGACGAGCCCAGTCGAATCCCTTTCCTCCAATATGCTGAAAACAGAGATTTGAGGGAGAAAATTTATAAAGCTTATATCAACCGGAGCGACAACGACAATAAATACGATAACAAAAAAATCGTAAGCGATATCATTAATTTGCGTACACGCAAAGCTCATTTACTCGGCTTCGACTCTTACGCCGATTTTGTCCTCGACGACCGCATGGCAAAAAATACGGCTAATGTAACCCAGTTGATGAACAGGGTATGGAGTTGCGCTTTACCAAAAGCAAAAGCCGAAGCGGCAGAATTGCAAAAAATGATCGATAAAGAAGGAGGCAATTTCAAACTCGCTGCTTGGGATTGGTGGTATTATACCGAGAAATTGCGTCAGGACCAATATAATCTCAACGAATCGGAATTGAAACCTTATTTTAAACTCGATAATGTACGTGAGGGTGCTTTTATGGTCGCTAATAAATTATACGGAATAACTTTTACCGAACTGAAAGATATGCCGGTTTATCATCCCGATATAAAAGTATATGAAGTAAAAGATGCCGACGGAAAACATCTTGCCGTATTCTATACCGATTATTTTCCTCGACCTGGTAAACGCGGAGGCGCTTGGATGAGTGCTTTCCGTGAAGAATACATTAAGGACGGAAAAGAAATACGACCGGTAATATATAATGTATGCAACTTTACTAAACCCACGGCAGACTCTCCTTCATTACTCACCCTCGATGAAGTAGAAACTCTTTTCCACGAATTCGGACACGCATTACACGGTATGCTTACTCAATGTACTTATCCTTCGGTAAGCGGAACCAATGTCATGCAAGATTTCGTAGAATTACCCTCTCAGGTTATGGAACATTGGGCCACCCACCCGGAAGTACTGAAACTATATGCCAAAAATTACAAGACTGGAGAAGCCATCCCAGATTCTCTTATCGCAAAAATAGAAAAAGTAGCGACTTTCAACCAAGGTTTCGAAACAACCGAATTCCTGGCTGCTGGCATTCTCGATATGAAATGGCACGAAGTTAACAAAGAACAGAATTTCGACGTAAGAGCTTTCGAAAAAGCAGCAGTCAATGAAATGGGATTGATCGACGAAATCGGCTTACGATATCGCAGTACCTATTTCAGTCACATTTTCAGTGGTGAATATGCAGTGGGGTACTATAGTTATCTATGGGCACAGGTACTCGACGCCGATGCTTTCGAGGCTTTTGTAGAAAAGGGGATTTTCGATCAACCGACGGCAAAAGCATTCCGCAGTAACGTTCTCGAAAAAGGGGATAGTGAAGATCCGATGAAATTATATATTCAATTCCGAGGTGCCGAACCGAACCCCGAATCTTTATTGAAAATAAGAGGATTGAAATAA